One Solenopsis invicta isolate M01_SB chromosome 15, UNIL_Sinv_3.0, whole genome shotgun sequence genomic window, CAGTTTACACCATTGATCTTTATTACGATTCTTTTTTTGACTAACATCTGTGGTCAATTTGACATCTCGTACAGTAAACTCCTCGtaacatataaatgtatatacagttttttattttgttttttttacgaAACAGCGAAGCGGATTTCGAGGATTTCCTAAACAATCTCTACAACCATAGCAAATCTGCTGGCGTTAATACATCGGCGGATCAAAATTCTTTCAGAAGCGATAGCAGACGACGCAAAGCTAAGCGTAAGAAGTAGATAAATAGTAGTGGACGAACAACCGCTGAACGTTTGACGTCGTCGTTGTATAATTACAAATGCGCATTACATTAGAACGCATATTACACACAAtcttaaatttacattatcCTTAAACAATTAACCTTAGCATGTAGATCTTACGAATATTCATGAAACACTAATATCTGACTGATACACAATATGAGATTATATTGAGAAACTGTGTTCACGACAAATGTACGTGTACTAATCATTGTATCGAATACTTGCAcgttcaaaaaaaaagaaagaaagaaagctcGAGAACGAGAGGATACGAGAATCgcagaatatcattatttagaaaatttagatgATTTGACATAAACGTTCAACACGAATATATTCAGCAACACGACAGTGCGGTATTTTGCAGAATTAAAATGATGAAAACGTTAATTCTCTCCAAGAAGATAATACATAGAGATGCCAAATAACGATCATAGAAACAAAGTATCATGTGCGTGGCAAAACTaaagttgaacaaaaaatttttatatatgcattTAGACAATTTGTATGATGTAACCTTGCGTTCTTCCAGATTGAAAAATAGTAACGATATCACAgattatacattataaaactGATGAGTTTtactttatttcactttttttttcttttattataatcaacctCATAATCGAAATACATCAGTATAAGTCGTGAGATttctaaacaattttacaaatatctttCATAAATTACATCCAGAATTGGCAAATATGAAGAAGACTGattttctctcttatttttgttacttataaGTTACTTATaagttacacacacacacacacacatacatatatgcatacatcATTGGTTGAAAACTTTTCTGGCGATATACTCTGCtatacatgaaaataatttaatttcttcaaatgAGCCTAGCATcctaattttcattcttttaacatatttatatatgtaggttttacgcgcgcacgcacgaacacacacacatatgtacgcacatatgtatatgaatgtaaaatttatactctatatgtatatgtatgtatgtatgtgtgtgtatgtgtatatagggtgattattaatgactgtttccacTTTTTActataggagcacgcatttgtaatttctaatataataatatgttagaaatacgtcgataaatcatgctcttatggtaaaacatggaaacaatcattaataatcaccctgtatatatacggagtgttcattaatggttgttcccacgttttaccataggagcacgcatttggtatttctaatataataatgtgttAGAAATCCATACATATccatcggtaaatcatgctcctatgggcTCCTATGGGgataaaaagtgggtacaaccatgaacactctgtatgtgtgtgtatgtgcgtgtgtgtgcgtgcgtgcgtgtgtgtgtgtgtgtgtgtgtgtgtgtgtgtgtaaaaataattgtagaaacATTGGAATGAAACATTACATATGTGCAATGTTGCATTACAGAAGCTGCACAGTTAACTGCggcacataaaataataaatttctcaagaacagtgcaaattacaaaaattttatcctGACGAATGTTTCATAAATAGcataataaagatagaaaaattaaaaagcaatgaatatccattttataaatgataatacTGTGTATGCATACATTAATATACAGGATAAACATTCGCGTTCATTTATTCGCGACTAAACAAaatcttatttcaaatttatttcaagtttcGCGCTTGTTTTAATGATACATAGGCCAACAGTAAAAATCATCATTTCTGTCTCATGCTTATTTTCATTCTACAGTGTAGTCAAATAGAGATATGTAAAATGGTGGGACAGCAATACAAGagaaaacatttgatttataagGATTGATTCAATTATAAAGTTAAGAACAAAGGTATCCATAATACAAATTGTAACTATTTgaccataaatatttttttaattttaccaaGTTGAGTTTTATAAGTGGTTTACTATTACTTGGTAAACAGTGtgttttataagtaatttaGCATTATTATACTTTTCGTAAAGTGTCAAACATCTTACATACATAAAACAATCTGTTGTAaactaatgaaaaataatagtaataaatgaatttcaaactttttttatacatataaaatctgTATGTTTAGTAATGCTTGTAGAATGtgagatttatttttctacagacacacgcacgcgcgcgcgtgtgtgtgtgtgtgtattttataattgtaaaatttaacaatataaaagagaaaatttaatgcaaataatttattggcaGATATTGAGACATTGATAACAATTTTTCTGCTTGAGTGGAcacatgtttatttttttcatttacaatatcaacaattttttgCAGCAATCAACAGTATTCTTAATGTTCACAAATGTAAAAGTATTACGttagtaaagataaaaaaacattttaattcgtCGAATCGTACGATAAATACTAGATACGATCAATCGAGCATACCTTCCAAAAATACAAGCGCATCCACATTGTCAATGGCATTTTCCACATCACGCTTTTGAACGGTTCTTTTCTTCGACTGTACAGTATATTTATAAGCTTCTTTTGCAAGCGACTCGATAAAAAATTCCTGTTAAAAggaagataattattatattaacgcATACTAATGTTAACACAACACAACAACCAATTGTTCGAGTTTTATTTACCACCGACTTTGCTACCAGAAACGCAGCTTCTTGATTAATCAAACCAACTTCAGGATCCATTTTGATAATGGTTTTAATTCTTCCTAAAGGCAGTCGTATTAATTTTTCTCGTTGCTCTTCGTC contains:
- the LOC105192811 gene encoding DNA polymerase epsilon subunit 4, producing MNNSEIDDSSKTIQLDKSQVDEENSRNSREDVDDTPHVDEEQREKLIRLPLGRIKTIIKMDPEVGLINQEAAFLVAKSVEFFIESLAKEAYKYTVQSKKRTVQKRDVENAIDNVDALVFLEGMLD